A genomic stretch from Anaerolinea thermophila UNI-1 includes:
- a CDS encoding DUF2255 family protein, whose product MSGWTTEELEVIGKAEELHLAPQREDGTAGKFVTIWVVRVDNDLYVRSWRGQQSRWYRQAQAHLAGRIRAGKIEKDVLFVEEDDPAINAQVDQAYRQKYRRYLSYAEAMASLPARTTTLKLIPRETDTAGNA is encoded by the coding sequence ATGAGCGGCTGGACGACAGAAGAACTGGAAGTTATTGGCAAGGCTGAAGAACTGCACCTTGCTCCCCAGCGCGAGGATGGAACTGCAGGCAAATTCGTGACCATCTGGGTGGTACGGGTGGACAATGACCTGTATGTGCGTTCCTGGCGGGGACAGCAGAGCAGGTGGTACCGCCAGGCACAGGCACACCTGGCAGGGCGCATCCGTGCGGGCAAGATTGAAAAGGATGTTCTCTTTGTGGAAGAAGATGACCCTGCCATCAATGCGCAGGTAGATCAGGCGTACCGTCAGAAGTACCGGCGCTACCTTTCCTATGCCGAAGCCATGGCGTCCCTACCGGCGCGCACCACCACTCTTAAACTCATCCCGCGCGAAACAGATACCGCAGGCAATGCCTGA
- a CDS encoding DMT family transporter codes for MEQREKNLLGIGFVVLGMLIFSLQDVAVKRFSGQYPILEIVLFRSLTALPVTLLFFRAEGRHGLPTTRRPLLEIIRGGFYFLSFTTYMMGVAALPLGDMAAIRNSAPLMITLLSAMFLGEGISLPRWLGLLTGFVGVLLIVQPGTATFNLGSVFALIATLFYALNVILTRKLHRTDSSATMAFYSSLVYLGASFLLAPLSMLVGEMPDAHPSIAFLFASWRIPSPLDLLIMLGLGLVWAAGMYCIARAYSLGQAPVVAPFEYSSLPINILWGMLLWHHLPTAIMLSGATLTLLSGLYLIYRERRESMLKVETKP; via the coding sequence ATGGAACAACGAGAGAAGAACCTGCTGGGAATTGGTTTTGTCGTGCTGGGAATGTTGATTTTCTCCCTGCAGGATGTAGCCGTCAAGCGTTTCAGCGGGCAGTACCCGATTCTGGAAATTGTGCTGTTTCGCAGTCTCACTGCCCTGCCGGTAACTCTGTTATTTTTCCGCGCGGAAGGCAGGCACGGCTTGCCCACGACACGTCGTCCTTTGCTGGAAATCATCCGCGGGGGGTTCTATTTTCTCTCTTTCACCACCTACATGATGGGAGTAGCGGCACTGCCACTGGGGGATATGGCAGCCATCCGTAACTCAGCGCCGTTGATGATCACCCTGCTCTCGGCAATGTTCCTGGGGGAAGGTATCAGCCTGCCGCGATGGCTGGGGTTGCTGACGGGCTTTGTGGGGGTTTTGCTCATTGTCCAGCCGGGTACGGCAACCTTCAATCTGGGGTCGGTGTTTGCCCTGATTGCCACCCTGTTCTACGCGCTGAATGTCATCCTCACCCGGAAGTTGCACAGAACCGACAGCAGTGCTACCATGGCGTTCTACAGTTCGCTGGTGTATCTGGGCGCGTCTTTCCTGCTGGCGCCGCTTTCCATGCTGGTGGGAGAAATGCCCGATGCGCATCCCAGCATTGCCTTTTTGTTTGCCTCATGGCGTATCCCCTCACCGCTGGACTTGCTCATCATGCTGGGGTTGGGACTGGTCTGGGCGGCGGGGATGTACTGTATCGCCCGCGCCTACAGTCTGGGACAAGCCCCGGTGGTTGCGCCGTTTGAGTATTCCTCACTACCCATCAACATCCTGTGGGGAATGCTTCTCTGGCATCACCTGCCCACCGCCATCATGTTGAGCGGGGCAACACTGACCCTGCTCAGCGGGCTGTACCTGATTTACCGGGAACGCCGGGAAAGCATGCTGAAGGTGGAAACCAAACCCTGA
- a CDS encoding choice-of-anchor J domain-containing protein yields MSDTGKKWLLACGVIFLVACLCLSVVGIGGAALVFLTRGEVSQTLTVPLPTIDVFPNETETPQNATPAPFEPVPTRVLGGDEAIAAETLQTLRDTLVPVNDPLDIAARLMGITGVSPTLPAPASPYRVGDQKSFWVTNTDTDETRQVTAVLRYATDVVYFWVEDGVKTDDRALKRLADAFSQKIVPTNREFFGSEWTPGVDSDPHLYVLYVSNIGVDIAGYYSSSDEVPPAVNETSNGHEMFVLSADNVALDEEYTYGTMAHEFQHMIHYYRDKNEESWLNEGFSVLAEMLNGYETGGFDYLFMLDPDLPLAYWPDPSQSTPHYGASFLFVTYFLDRFGEDATKALVAHPENGMESIDLVLRERNLTDPLTGNPITADSVFADWTVANYLQDKRVGDGRYTYSNYDAAPQASPTEYVETCPSGTLEREVNQYGADYIQITCPGEHTLIFQGATTASLLPESPYSGDYAFWSNKGDESDMTLTRKFDFSGVKAPITLRYRMWYDLEENYDYLYLVASTDGKTWEMVETPSGTDDNPVGNNLGWGYNGASGGWVEEEVDLSQYAGKQVYLRFEYITDAAVNGEGFLLDDVAVDAVGYFSDFEQDEGGWEAHGFARVANLLPQTFRVTLILEDGRTQVIPLELDETQRAEYTINLSGSDARATLVVSGTTRFTVQPAYYSLEIR; encoded by the coding sequence ATGAGTGATACCGGCAAAAAATGGTTGCTTGCCTGCGGCGTCATCTTTCTGGTGGCGTGTCTTTGTCTTTCGGTGGTGGGAATCGGCGGCGCGGCGCTGGTGTTCCTCACCCGCGGTGAGGTCAGCCAGACCCTGACCGTGCCTCTGCCGACCATAGACGTTTTCCCCAACGAGACCGAAACCCCGCAGAACGCCACCCCTGCGCCTTTTGAGCCCGTCCCTACCCGCGTGCTGGGCGGCGATGAAGCCATTGCCGCTGAAACCCTGCAAACCCTGCGCGATACTCTGGTGCCGGTCAACGACCCGCTGGACATTGCCGCGCGCCTGATGGGCATTACCGGCGTTTCGCCCACCCTGCCCGCGCCCGCGTCCCCTTACCGCGTGGGCGACCAAAAATCCTTCTGGGTGACCAACACCGACACCGACGAGACCCGTCAGGTAACGGCTGTCCTGCGCTACGCCACCGATGTGGTGTACTTCTGGGTGGAAGACGGCGTGAAGACCGATGACCGCGCCCTCAAGCGCCTGGCAGACGCCTTCTCTCAGAAAATCGTGCCAACCAACCGCGAATTTTTCGGCAGTGAATGGACGCCCGGTGTGGACAGCGACCCGCACCTCTACGTGCTGTACGTCTCCAATATCGGCGTGGACATTGCCGGGTACTATTCCTCATCTGACGAAGTCCCCCCGGCGGTCAACGAGACTTCCAACGGGCATGAGATGTTCGTCCTCAGTGCCGACAACGTGGCTCTGGACGAAGAATACACCTACGGCACCATGGCGCACGAGTTTCAGCACATGATTCATTACTACCGCGACAAGAACGAGGAATCCTGGCTCAACGAGGGCTTTTCGGTGCTGGCGGAAATGCTCAACGGCTATGAAACTGGCGGCTTCGATTACCTCTTCATGCTCGACCCCGACCTGCCGCTGGCATACTGGCCCGACCCCAGCCAGTCCACCCCGCACTACGGGGCATCCTTCCTCTTCGTCACCTATTTCCTTGACCGTTTTGGGGAGGACGCCACCAAAGCCCTGGTCGCCCACCCCGAAAACGGCATGGAGAGCATTGACCTCGTCCTGCGCGAGCGCAATCTCACCGACCCGTTGACCGGCAATCCCATCACCGCCGACAGCGTTTTTGCCGACTGGACGGTTGCCAACTACCTGCAGGACAAGCGCGTGGGCGATGGACGCTACACCTACTCCAACTACGACGCCGCCCCGCAAGCCTCTCCCACTGAGTACGTGGAGACCTGCCCCTCTGGAACGCTGGAGCGCGAAGTCAACCAGTACGGCGCCGATTACATTCAAATCACCTGCCCGGGCGAGCATACCCTGATTTTCCAGGGGGCAACCACCGCCTCACTGTTGCCCGAAAGCCCCTACTCCGGCGATTACGCCTTCTGGTCGAACAAAGGCGACGAGTCCGACATGACCCTGACGCGCAAGTTCGATTTCAGCGGCGTGAAAGCCCCCATCACCCTGCGCTACCGCATGTGGTACGACCTGGAAGAGAATTACGACTACCTCTATCTGGTGGCTTCTACCGACGGTAAGACCTGGGAGATGGTAGAAACCCCCTCTGGCACCGATGACAACCCCGTAGGCAACAACCTGGGCTGGGGGTACAACGGCGCCAGCGGCGGCTGGGTGGAAGAGGAAGTGGATCTCTCCCAATACGCCGGAAAGCAGGTGTACCTGCGGTTTGAGTACATCACCGATGCGGCGGTCAACGGTGAAGGCTTCCTGCTGGACGATGTGGCAGTGGACGCCGTCGGCTACTTCAGCGATTTTGAGCAGGACGAAGGCGGCTGGGAAGCCCACGGCTTTGCGCGGGTTGCCAACCTGCTCCCGCAGACCTTCCGCGTCACCCTGATTCTGGAAGACGGCAGGACGCAGGTCATCCCGCTGGAACTGGATGAGACTCAGCGCGCCGAGTACACCATCAACCTGTCGGGTAGTGATGCCCGCGCCACGCTGGTGGTGAGCGGCACCACGCGCTTCACCGTCCAGCCAGCCTATTACTCGCTGGAAATCCGCTAA
- a CDS encoding O-antigen ligase family protein, with the protein MAFRDKVYRLSVEALWALMALALPFTSFPLVARLTGSSMVAPAALFPLAALVVLWFPPQLWQGARLPRLVLPLLAFAGAGVLSTLLSYFLPLPAFRDIAPYRQQIEALATLGMGMAFYLLTTLWTSEPERRRSFLRWVNLSGVILITAALAQALFWKLHGAYPQWMDALQSLLVTHELYPARASALAFEPSWLAHQLNMLYLPWWLAASLRGETVHRWRWGFLTAERLLLLGGLASLVVSVSRVGLLALVLMMAFLLIGVALRLMARLQDRLTRRSRAQGFARIFLRATVGAALILAVGALVLSMFIGSALALRRFDPRMEKLLDFRVLLVKGSFLAYANQLVFAERLIFWQAGWQVFNEHPLLGVGMGNAGYFFPQTLSAFSWNLTEVSTLMYRLSVIPNSKSLWVRLLAETGALGFACWLVWLMVQGWTACRLFRSSGRFSGTIGLTGLLLLAGLIAEGFSVDTFGLPYYWMTLALVAGASMDKGDEK; encoded by the coding sequence ATGGCGTTTCGGGATAAGGTGTACCGCCTGAGCGTGGAAGCCCTGTGGGCGCTGATGGCGCTGGCGCTTCCTTTCACCAGTTTTCCGCTGGTGGCGCGCCTGACCGGCTCCAGCATGGTGGCGCCTGCCGCGCTGTTCCCCCTCGCCGCGCTGGTGGTGCTGTGGTTTCCGCCGCAACTCTGGCAAGGCGCGCGCCTGCCGCGCCTTGTCCTGCCTCTGCTGGCGTTTGCCGGCGCGGGCGTCCTCTCTACTCTGCTCTCGTATTTCCTGCCCCTGCCTGCCTTTCGGGATATTGCCCCTTACCGCCAGCAAATCGAAGCCCTGGCAACCCTGGGCATGGGCATGGCGTTTTACTTGCTCACCACCCTGTGGACGAGCGAACCCGAACGGCGGCGCTCGTTCCTGCGCTGGGTGAACCTCTCCGGCGTCATTCTCATCACTGCGGCGCTGGCGCAAGCCCTTTTCTGGAAACTCCACGGCGCTTACCCGCAGTGGATGGACGCCCTGCAGTCTCTACTGGTGACTCACGAACTTTACCCCGCCCGCGCCAGCGCGTTGGCTTTTGAACCCTCATGGCTGGCACACCAGTTGAACATGCTTTACCTGCCCTGGTGGCTGGCGGCATCTCTGCGCGGCGAGACAGTCCACCGCTGGCGCTGGGGTTTCCTCACCGCCGAACGCCTGCTCTTGCTGGGCGGGCTGGCTTCGCTGGTGGTCTCGGTCTCGCGGGTGGGTTTGCTGGCGCTGGTGCTGATGATGGCTTTTCTGCTCATCGGCGTTGCTCTGCGTCTCATGGCGCGCCTGCAGGATCGCCTGACCCGCCGTTCCCGCGCGCAGGGCTTTGCGCGCATCTTCCTGCGCGCCACGGTCGGCGCGGCGCTCATCCTCGCGGTGGGCGCGCTGGTGCTGAGCATGTTCATCGGTTCGGCGCTTGCCCTGCGCCGCTTTGACCCGCGCATGGAAAAACTGCTGGATTTTCGCGTTCTGCTGGTCAAAGGCTCGTTCCTGGCGTATGCCAATCAACTGGTGTTTGCCGAGCGCCTCATCTTCTGGCAAGCCGGCTGGCAGGTCTTCAACGAGCATCCCCTGCTGGGAGTGGGCATGGGCAACGCGGGCTACTTCTTCCCGCAAACCCTCAGCGCCTTCTCATGGAATCTCACCGAGGTTTCCACGCTGATGTACCGCCTCAGCGTCATCCCTAATTCCAAAAGCCTGTGGGTGCGCCTGCTGGCAGAAACCGGCGCGCTGGGCTTTGCCTGCTGGCTGGTGTGGCTGATGGTGCAGGGTTGGACAGCCTGCCGCTTGTTCCGCTCTTCCGGTCGTTTTTCCGGTACAATCGGGCTTACCGGATTGCTGTTGCTGGCAGGGCTGATTGCCGAGGGCTTCAGTGTGGACACTTTCGGATTACCCTATTACTGGATGACCCTGGCGCTGGTGGCTGGCGCCAGTATGGATAAAGGAGATGAAAAATGA
- a CDS encoding glycosyltransferase family 4 protein produces MPEKKVLFCRSNPIAPDPRVEKEARALTRSGYSVDVLAWDRTASQPRVEQREGFFIYRIPIRAGYAAGILNLPNLLRWQVALVGWLFRHAHEYDILHACDFDTILPALWTGRLYGKRVVYDIFDFYADHLRRTPGWIKNWIRRRDLRAIDQADAVILCDDARREQIAGSHPRRLEVIYNSPEDERDFLPAFQPSPKGVLRLSYVGLMHVERMLLEMLDVLSRHPQWTLDMAGFGGDEPVILEKLRTLPNALWHGRVPYRKALELSQSADVLFALYDPAVINNRYSSPNKLFEAMMLGKPIVVAQGTNVDRIVEEWGMGIAIPYGDVDALDEALSRLAEDPDLRERMGKAARRAYETRFGWKVMEQRLMDLYRELNGA; encoded by the coding sequence ATGCCGGAGAAAAAAGTCCTCTTTTGCCGTTCCAACCCGATTGCTCCCGACCCGCGCGTGGAGAAAGAAGCCCGTGCGCTGACACGCTCGGGTTACAGCGTGGACGTGCTGGCATGGGATCGCACTGCCAGCCAGCCGCGGGTGGAACAGCGCGAGGGATTCTTCATCTACCGCATACCCATCCGGGCGGGCTACGCCGCGGGGATTCTCAACCTGCCCAACCTGTTGCGCTGGCAGGTAGCCCTGGTGGGGTGGCTCTTTCGCCATGCCCACGAGTACGACATCCTGCATGCCTGCGACTTCGATACCATCCTGCCAGCGTTGTGGACAGGACGGCTGTACGGCAAGCGCGTGGTGTACGACATCTTTGACTTCTACGCCGATCACCTGCGGCGCACACCGGGATGGATTAAAAACTGGATTCGCCGCCGCGACCTGCGCGCCATTGATCAGGCGGACGCGGTGATTCTCTGCGATGACGCCCGCCGCGAGCAAATTGCCGGTTCGCATCCGCGCCGTCTGGAAGTCATTTATAACAGTCCCGAAGACGAGCGTGACTTTCTGCCTGCCTTTCAGCCCTCGCCCAAGGGCGTTTTGCGCCTGAGTTACGTGGGGCTGATGCACGTGGAGCGCATGCTTCTGGAAATGCTGGACGTGCTGAGCCGCCATCCGCAGTGGACACTGGACATGGCAGGCTTCGGCGGAGATGAACCGGTGATTCTGGAGAAACTGCGTACCCTGCCCAATGCCCTCTGGCACGGACGGGTGCCCTACCGCAAGGCGCTGGAACTTTCGCAGAGCGCGGATGTGCTGTTTGCACTCTACGATCCGGCGGTCATCAACAACCGCTACTCCAGTCCCAACAAACTCTTTGAAGCCATGATGCTGGGCAAGCCGATTGTGGTCGCCCAGGGGACAAACGTAGATCGCATTGTGGAAGAGTGGGGCATGGGCATTGCCATCCCTTACGGGGATGTGGACGCTCTGGACGAAGCCCTCTCCCGCCTTGCCGAAGATCCCGACCTGCGCGAGCGCATGGGCAAAGCCGCGCGCCGCGCCTACGAAACCCGCTTTGGCTGGAAGGTAATGGAACAGCGTCTGATGGACCTGTACCGGGAATTGAACGGCGCATGA
- a CDS encoding glycosyltransferase family 4 protein — translation MKILLVANTDWFLYNYRLNFARFLREQGHEVVLVSPAGEYAPALQTAGFRWVRWEVGRQSLAPWKELDAFWRLAQIYRRERPDVVNHLTIKPVLYGGLAAQWTGVPRVVSNITGRGYALVSEERKARLLRPLVLALYRLILRSKRQQVLFENDLDRQYFIEQKLLRPEQAHLLAGLGVNVERFHPVQHQNEVPMVLFAGRFLREKGLEDLVEAGKILRQRGVRFRLALAGDVDAGNPLSLERETVQAWADSGWVEWWGFQPRMEEVYAQADVFVFPSFYGEGLPSALMEAAACGLPIVASDLPGCRAVVEDGVNGFIVPARDVEALANRLEDLLRSEDVRRQMGTASRQIALQRFNQNAVNRQILAVMEGKEG, via the coding sequence ATGAAAATTCTGCTGGTTGCCAACACCGATTGGTTTCTCTATAACTACCGCCTCAATTTTGCCCGCTTTCTCCGAGAACAAGGACATGAGGTTGTGCTGGTCTCACCCGCCGGCGAGTACGCTCCCGCCCTGCAGACAGCCGGTTTCCGCTGGGTGCGCTGGGAAGTGGGCAGGCAGTCGCTGGCGCCGTGGAAGGAACTGGATGCCTTCTGGCGGCTGGCGCAAATCTACCGCCGGGAACGCCCGGATGTGGTCAACCATCTCACCATCAAACCGGTTCTGTACGGCGGGCTGGCAGCACAATGGACGGGCGTGCCGCGGGTGGTGAGCAACATCACCGGCAGGGGGTATGCGCTGGTCTCCGAGGAACGTAAGGCGAGGCTTCTGCGTCCCCTGGTGCTGGCGCTCTACCGCCTGATTTTGCGCTCCAAACGCCAGCAGGTGCTGTTTGAGAACGATTTGGATCGGCAGTACTTCATTGAGCAGAAATTGCTCCGCCCCGAACAGGCGCATCTGCTTGCCGGGTTGGGAGTAAACGTGGAACGCTTTCACCCCGTGCAACATCAAAATGAAGTGCCCATGGTGTTATTTGCCGGGCGCTTCCTGCGCGAAAAAGGACTGGAAGACCTGGTAGAAGCAGGCAAAATCCTGCGTCAGCGCGGGGTGCGCTTTCGGCTGGCGCTGGCGGGGGATGTAGATGCGGGTAATCCGCTTTCGCTGGAGCGCGAAACGGTGCAGGCGTGGGCAGACTCCGGCTGGGTGGAATGGTGGGGATTTCAGCCACGCATGGAAGAAGTCTATGCGCAAGCCGATGTATTTGTGTTCCCTTCCTTTTACGGTGAAGGCTTGCCCTCTGCCCTGATGGAAGCCGCCGCCTGCGGCTTGCCCATCGTCGCCAGCGACCTGCCCGGATGCCGCGCCGTCGTAGAGGATGGTGTGAACGGCTTTATCGTCCCGGCGCGGGATGTTGAGGCGCTGGCGAACCGCCTGGAAGACCTGTTGCGCTCCGAAGACGTGCGCCGTCAAATGGGGACTGCCTCGCGCCAAATTGCCCTGCAGCGCTTCAATCAGAACGCCGTCAACCGTCAGATTCTGGCAGTGATGGAAGGAAAAGAAGGATGA
- a CDS encoding glycosyltransferase, producing the protein MSRPPVSTGESLVCPPLVLVKTLWWHAKQTLRALRSPRQVQHIQHSLTEWADGKRVWVFAPGLSWQKQLFQRPQQLAKALADLGERVIYLEPEWAWQGKPLVIPLGESLLLCCAPPQALSGLERPWLYLLPWSYSPAFALRGSRLIYDIVDDFSTFKQVHPCLLAHQHRQRMARAEVVLVTARRLRDTFQAERDDLILCPNGVDVNFFACKPERLAPEIEELRKEGKPIIGYIGALAEWFDDNLLESVARLRADLSFVLIGPQLHGGQEKRPWQKLANVHWLGVRPYESLPAYLYGFHAVMIPFRLNPITHATSPLKLFEALAAGKPVVMTPMQESLSVPLVFPASTPQEWSDQLDRALAQGAQEAFQNALRQEAARHTWHSRARQILEAVERISSR; encoded by the coding sequence ATGAGCCGTCCGCCTGTGAGCACCGGAGAGTCTTTGGTTTGCCCGCCGCTGGTGCTGGTCAAAACCCTGTGGTGGCACGCCAAACAAACCCTGCGCGCTCTGCGTTCCCCCCGGCAGGTGCAACACATCCAGCACTCCCTGACAGAATGGGCTGATGGAAAGCGGGTGTGGGTGTTTGCCCCCGGGCTTTCCTGGCAAAAGCAACTCTTTCAGCGCCCTCAGCAACTGGCAAAAGCCCTGGCAGATTTGGGCGAGCGAGTCATCTACCTGGAACCAGAGTGGGCATGGCAGGGAAAGCCTCTGGTGATCCCTCTGGGAGAAAGTCTTCTGCTGTGCTGTGCGCCGCCGCAGGCGCTTTCTGGGCTGGAACGCCCCTGGCTGTACCTCTTGCCGTGGAGTTACTCGCCCGCCTTTGCCCTGCGCGGTTCCCGTCTGATCTATGACATTGTGGACGACTTTTCCACTTTCAAGCAGGTGCATCCCTGCCTGCTGGCACATCAGCACCGCCAGCGCATGGCCCGTGCTGAGGTGGTGCTGGTTACGGCACGGCGCCTGCGGGATACCTTTCAAGCCGAACGGGACGACCTTATTCTTTGCCCCAATGGTGTGGATGTGAATTTCTTTGCCTGCAAGCCTGAGCGCCTTGCGCCGGAAATCGAAGAACTCCGCAAAGAGGGCAAACCCATCATCGGTTACATCGGCGCGCTGGCGGAGTGGTTTGATGACAACCTGCTGGAGTCGGTTGCCCGTCTGCGCGCAGATTTGTCCTTCGTGCTCATCGGACCGCAATTGCACGGCGGACAGGAAAAACGCCCCTGGCAGAAATTGGCTAACGTGCACTGGCTGGGGGTGCGCCCTTATGAGAGTTTGCCCGCTTACCTCTACGGCTTCCATGCGGTGATGATCCCCTTCCGCCTCAACCCGATTACCCACGCGACTTCGCCGCTGAAACTGTTTGAAGCCCTGGCGGCGGGCAAGCCGGTGGTGATGACTCCCATGCAGGAAAGTCTCTCCGTTCCGCTGGTCTTCCCTGCCAGCACACCGCAGGAATGGAGCGATCAACTGGATCGCGCGCTGGCGCAGGGAGCGCAGGAAGCGTTTCAAAATGCCCTGCGTCAGGAAGCCGCGCGGCATACCTGGCACAGCCGCGCCCGGCAAATTCTGGAAGCGGTGGAGCGTATTTCCTCCCGCTAA
- a CDS encoding ABC transporter permease, which produces MSKALTLLADLVNVPKTMATLIRYREAIRILTWRDFRARYRGSIFGILWAVAQPLLMMLAYTLVFSYFLKVRFGSSDSPTVFAVYLLCGLVPWNAFAEGINSACSLIRISPNLVKKVVFPVEVLPVNLTLVTMIQQLIGLGLLLMLVLVVGNGLTLWILLLPFFLLLQFMLQTGISWLLASLSVFIPDFRQATSLLTLLLMFITPIFYPETLIPERFRFLVTLNPMAQIVGMYRRVLMEGLPPTLEQILWAGGMSLLFWMVGFVWFNRTKHAFPDYL; this is translated from the coding sequence TTGAGTAAAGCCCTGACACTGCTGGCTGATCTGGTGAATGTGCCGAAAACGATGGCGACATTGATTCGCTACCGCGAAGCCATCCGCATCCTCACCTGGCGGGATTTTCGGGCACGCTACCGCGGTTCGATTTTTGGCATCCTCTGGGCAGTTGCCCAGCCCCTCTTAATGATGCTGGCGTACACGCTGGTCTTTTCCTACTTCCTTAAGGTGCGTTTTGGCTCCAGCGATTCTCCCACCGTGTTTGCCGTGTACCTGCTGTGCGGGCTGGTGCCGTGGAATGCCTTTGCCGAAGGCATCAACTCTGCCTGTTCGCTGATTCGCATCAGCCCCAACCTGGTCAAGAAGGTGGTCTTCCCGGTAGAAGTTTTGCCGGTCAACCTGACATTGGTGACGATGATTCAGCAACTCATCGGGTTGGGACTTTTGCTGATGCTGGTGCTGGTAGTTGGCAACGGGTTAACCCTGTGGATTCTGCTTCTGCCGTTTTTCCTGCTCTTGCAGTTCATGCTTCAAACCGGGATTTCGTGGCTGTTGGCTTCGCTCTCGGTGTTCATCCCCGATTTTCGCCAGGCAACCAGCCTGCTGACCCTGCTGTTGATGTTCATCACCCCCATTTTTTATCCCGAAACCCTCATCCCCGAGCGCTTTCGCTTTCTGGTGACGCTTAACCCCATGGCGCAGATTGTCGGCATGTACCGCCGTGTGCTTATGGAAGGACTGCCGCCCACGCTGGAGCAAATTCTGTGGGCGGGCGGGATGAGTTTGCTGTTCTGGATGGTGGGGTTCGTCTGGTTTAACCGCACCAAACATGCTTTTCCGGATTACCTATGA
- a CDS encoding ABC transporter ATP-binding protein — MNADEVLHLENISKAYRLYNRQIERLKTLFLTPFTGKEYARTFWALRGINLSVQRGEVLGVIGVNGSGKSTLLQIMAGTLAPTTGRLERRGRLTALLELGAGFHPEFTGRENVYLSGVTLGISEQEMRRRFDEIVAFSGIEDFIDQPVKLYSSGMYVRLAFSIATCVDPEILIVDEALAVGDAGFVMKCMNRMRDLHEQGTAIVLVTHDVQTVRTLCDRAMWLSHGEMRMLGSPMEVTSQYIQMLFEAQQQQASPASVPAPSESDPQGWVVLKARPDLVRWGNGRARIEAYRVHSSTGFASTLEYGDTVEISLRVRALADLPQQAYGAGINLRNLKGLDIITATTCDEGLAFPALRAGQAVEVTFRFQNILAPGDYALVMNVEDRQDAVPAYEDYIENAVFLKVVSNKPVLSVVLPHVETRIDELAR, encoded by the coding sequence ATGAACGCCGACGAAGTCCTGCATCTGGAGAATATCTCCAAGGCATACCGCCTGTACAACCGCCAAATCGAGCGGTTGAAAACGCTGTTCCTCACGCCCTTTACCGGTAAAGAATATGCCCGCACCTTCTGGGCACTACGCGGCATCAATCTCTCGGTACAGCGTGGAGAGGTGCTGGGGGTTATCGGCGTTAACGGGAGCGGAAAAAGCACGCTCTTACAAATCATGGCGGGCACCCTGGCGCCCACTACCGGTCGCCTGGAACGGCGCGGACGCCTGACGGCTCTGCTGGAACTCGGTGCGGGCTTCCACCCCGAGTTTACCGGCAGAGAAAACGTCTATCTCAGTGGGGTGACGCTGGGCATCTCCGAGCAGGAAATGCGCCGCCGCTTCGACGAGATTGTGGCGTTCTCGGGGATTGAGGACTTCATTGACCAGCCAGTCAAACTGTATTCGTCGGGCATGTATGTGCGTCTGGCGTTCTCCATCGCCACCTGCGTGGATCCGGAAATTCTCATCGTGGACGAAGCCCTGGCGGTGGGCGATGCCGGTTTTGTGATGAAGTGCATGAACCGCATGCGCGACCTGCACGAGCAAGGCACGGCCATTGTGCTGGTGACCCATGATGTGCAGACCGTGCGCACGCTGTGCGACCGCGCCATGTGGCTTTCTCACGGCGAGATGCGCATGCTGGGCTCTCCCATGGAAGTGACTTCGCAGTATATTCAGATGCTCTTCGAAGCCCAACAGCAACAAGCATCCCCCGCCAGCGTACCCGCCCCATCCGAGAGCGACCCGCAGGGCTGGGTAGTCTTGAAAGCACGCCCCGATTTGGTGCGCTGGGGGAACGGACGGGCGCGCATCGAAGCCTACCGCGTGCACTCTTCCACGGGATTCGCCAGCACGCTGGAATACGGCGACACGGTGGAAATTTCCCTGCGGGTGCGGGCGCTGGCAGATTTGCCCCAACAGGCGTATGGCGCGGGCATCAACCTGCGCAACCTGAAAGGGCTGGACATCATTACCGCCACGACCTGCGACGAAGGATTGGCGTTCCCTGCCCTGCGCGCCGGTCAGGCGGTAGAGGTCACCTTCCGCTTCCAGAACATTCTTGCCCCCGGCGATTACGCGCTGGTGATGAACGTGGAAGACCGCCAGGACGCTGTGCCAGCCTATGAGGATTACATCGAGAATGCGGTGTTTCTTAAAGTGGTGTCGAACAAACCCGTTTTATCGGTGGTGCTTCCCCATGTAGAAACGCGAATTGACGAACTTGCAAGGTAG